A window of Pseudodesulfovibrio hydrargyri contains these coding sequences:
- a CDS encoding cytochrome c maturation protein CcmE produces MAKKSNKTVYAVALVLFLGGLSYLIFSGLTQDSVYFLNVTEALAQDRAEIGNARLFGKVSPARLAIADGKLGADFDLVDKMRHDKTLRVEYKGALPDTFKADVEVIVEGKFSPDGQVFLARTLVTKCPSKYEEKSKQMDMQQGQAG; encoded by the coding sequence ATGGCCAAGAAGTCCAACAAAACCGTGTACGCCGTCGCCCTGGTGCTCTTCCTGGGCGGCCTTTCCTACCTCATCTTTTCCGGCCTGACCCAGGATTCGGTCTACTTCCTGAACGTGACCGAGGCCCTGGCCCAGGACCGGGCCGAAATCGGCAACGCCCGGCTGTTCGGCAAGGTCTCGCCCGCGCGGCTGGCCATCGCCGACGGCAAGCTCGGCGCCGACTTCGACCTGGTGGACAAGATGCGGCACGACAAGACCCTGCGGGTGGAATACAAGGGTGCGCTGCCGGACACCTTCAAGGCGGACGTCGAGGTCATCGTGGAGGGGAAGTTCTCCCCGGACGGGCAGGTCTTTCTGGCCCGGACCCTGGTGACCAAGTGTCCCTCCAAGTACGAGGAGAAGAGCAAGCAGATGGACATGCAGCAGGGGCAGGCCGGTTAG
- a CDS encoding ABC transporter ATP-binding protein — protein sequence MAGPGKPLLTVRRAAKFFGSKLVFKEISCEVRSGEILLVAGPNGAGKSTLMRIMAGLSKPSAGEVLRGLEPEETAYLGHATFIYPGLTALENLRFWASMYGLSPTRDELMALLKRVGLERAAEEKAGAFSRGMAQRLNLARVYQADPKLIFLDEPGTGLDPASLKRLRAEIAGLRDHGTAIVWISHHVAEDAALADTVLALGGRRVEYFGPASDFTPEGAC from the coding sequence ATGGCGGGACCGGGCAAACCCCTGCTGACCGTCAGGCGGGCGGCCAAGTTCTTCGGCAGCAAGCTCGTCTTCAAGGAGATCTCCTGCGAGGTCCGTTCCGGCGAGATTCTGCTGGTGGCCGGTCCCAACGGCGCGGGCAAGTCCACGCTCATGCGCATCATGGCCGGACTGAGCAAGCCGTCGGCGGGCGAGGTCCTGCGCGGGCTCGAGCCCGAGGAGACGGCCTATCTGGGTCACGCCACCTTCATCTATCCCGGGTTGACCGCCCTGGAGAACCTGCGCTTCTGGGCGTCCATGTACGGCCTGTCGCCGACCCGGGACGAGCTCATGGCCCTGCTCAAGCGGGTGGGGCTGGAGCGGGCGGCCGAGGAAAAGGCCGGAGCGTTCTCGCGCGGCATGGCCCAGCGGCTGAACCTGGCGCGCGTCTACCAGGCGGACCCCAAGCTCATCTTTCTCGACGAACCCGGCACCGGCCTGGACCCGGCCTCGCTGAAGCGGCTGCGCGCAGAGATCGCCGGGCTGCGCGACCACGGCACGGCCATCGTCTGGATCAGCCACCATGTGGCCGAGGACGCGGCCCTGGCCGACACGGTCCTGGCACTGGGGGGACGCAGGGTGGAATATTTCGGCCCGGCCTCGGACTTCACCCCGGAGGGCGCATGCTGA
- a CDS encoding glycosyltransferase family 9 protein has product MNSSAAEQPAVVFRLGHMGDVVLATGVLSHWHERTGRTFVFATREANLPLLANHPALAGTIGLAKADLTDAGWLRRTGELARQYAGSTLVDLHGTLRSRILALRWKGRVRRYPKFGLTRRLFERTRSDRFRIRLEALNVPQRYALALDRSAPEREAVLPRIFLTEDETRAAERHLSPISCQGPRVALHPYATHPSKQWPAENWIRLAALLDAEGVNWFVVGRNETPLTSGHEHDLTNKTDLRETCGLLGRADLLVTGDSGPMHLACGVGTPVVALFGPTARAWGFYPAGKKDVVLERDLPCRPCSLHGARQCVRGFECMTETTPETVMDAVRASLA; this is encoded by the coding sequence ATGAATTCGAGTGCAGCCGAACAGCCCGCCGTGGTCTTCCGCCTGGGGCACATGGGCGACGTGGTCCTGGCCACCGGCGTCCTGTCCCACTGGCACGAGCGGACCGGGCGGACCTTCGTCTTCGCTACCAGGGAGGCCAACCTGCCCCTGCTCGCCAACCACCCGGCCTTGGCCGGGACCATCGGCCTGGCCAAGGCCGACCTGACCGACGCGGGCTGGCTGCGCAGGACCGGCGAACTGGCCCGACAATACGCCGGGAGCACGCTCGTGGACCTGCACGGCACTCTGCGCTCGCGTATCCTGGCCCTGCGCTGGAAGGGGCGTGTCCGCCGCTACCCAAAGTTCGGCCTGACCCGCCGCCTGTTCGAGCGTACCCGCTCGGACCGTTTCCGCATCAGGCTCGAGGCCCTGAACGTGCCCCAACGGTACGCCCTGGCCCTGGACCGGAGCGCACCCGAACGCGAGGCCGTGCTGCCGCGCATCTTTCTGACCGAAGACGAAACGCGGGCCGCCGAACGGCACCTGTCCCCGATCTCCTGCCAGGGGCCGCGCGTGGCCCTGCACCCCTACGCCACCCACCCGTCCAAGCAGTGGCCCGCCGAGAACTGGATCCGGCTGGCCGCCCTGCTCGACGCCGAGGGTGTCAACTGGTTCGTGGTGGGAAGAAACGAGACGCCGCTGACCAGCGGCCACGAGCACGACCTGACCAACAAGACCGACCTGCGCGAGACCTGCGGACTGCTCGGGCGGGCCGACCTGCTGGTCACCGGCGATTCCGGCCCCATGCACCTGGCCTGCGGCGTGGGCACCCCGGTGGTCGCACTGTTCGGACCCACGGCCCGCGCCTGGGGATTCTATCCGGCGGGCAAGAAGGACGTGGTCCTGGAACGGGACCTGCCCTGCCGCCCCTGCTCCCTGCACGGGGCCAGACAGTGCGTTCGCGGCTTTGAATGCATGACCGAGACCACGCCCGAAACGGTCATGGACGCGGTCCGGGCCTCCCTGGCCTGA
- a CDS encoding heme lyase CcmF/NrfE family subunit, with protein MHLTGYVGLLFSLLAFLFLAGFAGFAAWTRKGEALTVVERGQFIAACGVIFSTLVLLFALTARDYSFRYVYNNVDNALSFVYTLTALWGGREGSLLCWELIIALSGMIFMVTPGYRSLGSDTKLFFWMFFLTVQGFFLLLLTGWSNPFIEIVPAPGDGRGLNPLLRNPGMIFHPPLLFMGFALYTIPACAALASSIAGEKKSWIKVVRNWNVLSWVFLTAGIVLGGWWSYMELGWGGYWAWDPVENASLIPWFAGTAVLHTSIIESRRNALQRTNVFLMSLTFILCIFSTYLTRSGVIDSLHTFGASGVAQPLFWSMVATLVVTLMVTFLSERPTHRTLSDFLSRQGLLVITAWFLLALGLVVTLGTMWPVISRLWTASPMGLDAHFYNRVCLPFMALLVLLFCFCPWLGWKGGIRDKKGFIAVSAVLVVAFAAFYLSGVTNVLAALTAAASVAALAGIGLLFALYPAVRAMRQSWGAYGVHLGLVLLALGVAFSGPYKTEREVVLAQGESVSIGEFTVTYAGLREDRNVGDIEVRATATLAVTKDGRDVGVLQPDKRMYKNFPNQQFAEVGTIPSLGDELYATLLGLTEDNKASFKISVNPLVNWIWIGGTIMCLLAFLLLKRTPRPGEVR; from the coding sequence ATGCATCTGACCGGATACGTCGGTTTACTCTTTTCCCTGCTCGCCTTCCTCTTCCTCGCCGGTTTCGCCGGTTTCGCCGCCTGGACCCGCAAGGGCGAGGCGCTGACCGTGGTGGAGCGGGGGCAGTTCATCGCCGCCTGCGGCGTTATCTTTTCCACGCTCGTCCTGCTGTTCGCCCTGACCGCCAGGGACTATTCCTTCCGCTACGTCTACAACAACGTGGACAACGCCCTGTCCTTCGTCTACACCCTGACCGCCCTGTGGGGCGGCCGCGAAGGGTCGCTGCTGTGCTGGGAGCTGATCATCGCCCTGTCCGGCATGATCTTCATGGTCACGCCCGGCTACCGGTCGCTCGGTTCGGACACCAAGCTCTTCTTCTGGATGTTCTTCCTGACCGTGCAGGGCTTCTTCCTGCTCCTGCTCACAGGCTGGTCCAACCCGTTCATCGAGATCGTCCCGGCCCCGGGCGACGGGCGCGGCCTGAATCCGCTGCTGCGCAACCCGGGCATGATCTTCCATCCGCCGCTCTTGTTCATGGGCTTCGCCCTGTATACCATCCCGGCCTGCGCGGCCCTGGCCTCGAGCATCGCCGGGGAGAAGAAGTCGTGGATCAAGGTGGTCCGCAACTGGAACGTCCTGTCCTGGGTCTTTTTGACCGCGGGCATCGTCCTGGGCGGCTGGTGGTCCTACATGGAGCTCGGCTGGGGCGGCTACTGGGCCTGGGACCCGGTGGAGAACGCCTCCCTGATCCCCTGGTTCGCGGGCACCGCCGTGTTGCACACGTCGATCATCGAATCGCGGCGCAACGCCCTGCAGCGAACCAACGTCTTCCTGATGTCCCTGACCTTCATCCTGTGCATCTTCTCCACCTATCTGACCCGCTCCGGCGTGATCGACTCCCTGCACACCTTCGGCGCGTCCGGCGTGGCCCAGCCCCTGTTCTGGTCCATGGTCGCGACTCTGGTCGTCACCCTGATGGTCACCTTCCTGTCCGAGCGGCCGACCCACCGCACCCTGTCCGATTTCCTGAGCCGCCAGGGACTGCTGGTCATCACGGCCTGGTTCCTCCTGGCCCTGGGACTGGTGGTCACCCTGGGGACCATGTGGCCGGTCATCAGCCGGTTGTGGACCGCCTCGCCCATGGGGCTGGACGCCCACTTCTACAATCGCGTCTGCCTGCCGTTCATGGCCCTGCTGGTGCTGCTCTTCTGCTTCTGTCCCTGGCTGGGCTGGAAGGGCGGCATCCGCGACAAGAAAGGGTTCATCGCGGTCAGCGCCGTGCTGGTGGTCGCGTTCGCCGCGTTCTACCTGTCGGGCGTGACCAACGTGCTGGCCGCCCTGACCGCCGCCGCTTCGGTGGCAGCCCTGGCCGGCATCGGCCTGCTCTTCGCCCTGTACCCGGCCGTGCGCGCCATGCGCCAGTCCTGGGGGGCCTACGGCGTGCACCTCGGCCTGGTGCTCCTGGCGCTGGGCGTGGCCTTTTCCGGGCCGTACAAGACCGAGCGCGAGGTGGTTCTTGCCCAGGGGGAATCCGTGTCCATCGGCGAGTTCACCGTGACCTACGCGGGATTGCGCGAGGACCGCAACGTGGGCGACATAGAGGTCCGGGCCACGGCCACCCTGGCGGTCACCAAGGACGGCCGGGACGTGGGCGTGCTCCAGCCCGACAAGCGCATGTACAAAAACTTCCCCAACCAGCAGTTCGCCGAGGTGGGCACCATCCCGAGCCTCGGCGACGAGCTCTACGCCACGCTGCTCGGCCTGACCGAGGACAACAAGGCGAGCTTCAAGATCAGCGTCAATCCGCTGGTCAACTGGATATGGATCGGCGGGACGATCATGTGCCTGCTCGCCTTCCTGCTGCTCAAGCGCACGCCCAGGCCCGGCGAGGTCAGGTAA
- the iorA gene encoding indolepyruvate ferredoxin oxidoreductase subunit alpha yields the protein MANPLLGDTPGDTHLLLGNEAIVRGAVEAGIQVVTCYPGTPSSEVPDTFYRISPDGKYYFEYSVNEKVALEVAGGATLAGAMSMCTMKHVGVNVAADPLMTLCYVGAPGGLMLLSADDPGCHSSQNEQDNRIYARLGGMPVLEPSSAQEAKDMARDGLLLSKKHGAPLLLRTTTRVNHLRGPVEFGPAPAPGKPEGFKRNPPHFVPIPAFSRPMHVRLMERMEALREEAENSPYNKVTGSGEYGIVCSGISRAYVADALDNAGLADKVTVLELGFSNPLPENKCLDFLKSVDTVLVVEELEPVVENELRVLAQKNGLSIEIKGKDVLPRNGEFDVTMVENAIREGLGESPVPTCECSLPELPGRPPNLCAGCPHRGTYYAARKVFGDDAVYSSDIGCYTLGLLPPLQTADFLLCMGSSISAGGGLAKASGQKVVAFIGDSTFFHSGLTGVANAVFNAHDVLIVILDNRTTAMTGHQPNPGVDKTVIGDNDHPLDIESAVRGLGVTEVRTVNPFNQRKTMAALEELGGMSGVRVLIAKEPCPLYTRRVYKKIAPQVAYVAESCTGRFDCLDKLACPAMYKEGGKAAVNPILCNGCMLCLQVCGHIKAKKRGS from the coding sequence ATGGCAAATCCGCTCTTGGGTGACACTCCCGGCGACACCCATCTGCTCCTCGGCAACGAAGCCATCGTGCGCGGCGCCGTGGAAGCGGGCATCCAGGTGGTGACCTGTTACCCCGGCACCCCCTCAAGCGAAGTGCCGGACACGTTCTACCGCATTTCGCCCGACGGCAAATACTACTTCGAATACTCGGTCAACGAGAAGGTCGCCCTGGAAGTGGCCGGAGGCGCGACCCTGGCCGGCGCCATGTCCATGTGCACCATGAAGCACGTGGGCGTGAACGTGGCCGCCGACCCGCTGATGACCCTCTGCTACGTGGGCGCTCCCGGCGGGCTGATGCTCCTGTCCGCCGACGACCCCGGCTGCCATTCCAGCCAGAACGAGCAGGACAACCGCATCTACGCCCGCCTGGGCGGCATGCCGGTGCTCGAACCGTCCTCGGCCCAGGAGGCCAAGGACATGGCCCGCGACGGCCTGCTCCTGTCCAAGAAGCACGGCGCGCCCCTGCTCCTGCGGACCACCACCCGCGTCAACCACCTGCGCGGCCCGGTCGAGTTCGGCCCGGCCCCGGCCCCGGGCAAGCCCGAGGGCTTCAAGCGCAATCCGCCCCATTTCGTGCCCATCCCGGCCTTTTCCCGGCCCATGCACGTCCGCCTCATGGAACGCATGGAAGCCCTGCGCGAGGAGGCCGAGAACTCCCCGTACAACAAGGTCACCGGCAGCGGCGAATACGGCATCGTCTGTTCCGGCATCTCCCGCGCCTACGTGGCCGACGCTCTGGACAACGCGGGCCTGGCCGACAAGGTCACGGTCCTGGAGCTCGGCTTCTCCAACCCCTTGCCCGAGAACAAGTGCCTGGACTTCCTCAAGTCCGTGGACACGGTCCTGGTGGTCGAGGAACTGGAGCCGGTCGTGGAGAACGAGCTGCGCGTCCTGGCCCAGAAGAACGGGCTTTCCATCGAGATCAAGGGCAAGGACGTCCTGCCGCGCAACGGCGAGTTCGACGTGACCATGGTCGAGAACGCCATCCGCGAGGGTCTGGGCGAATCCCCGGTGCCCACCTGCGAATGTTCCCTGCCCGAGCTGCCCGGCCGTCCGCCGAACCTGTGCGCCGGGTGCCCGCATCGCGGCACCTACTACGCGGCCCGCAAGGTCTTCGGCGACGACGCGGTCTACTCCTCGGACATCGGCTGCTACACGCTGGGCCTGCTGCCCCCGCTGCAGACCGCCGACTTTTTGCTGTGCATGGGCTCCTCCATCTCGGCGGGCGGCGGACTGGCCAAGGCGTCCGGCCAGAAAGTGGTCGCCTTCATCGGCGACTCCACCTTCTTCCACTCCGGCCTGACCGGCGTGGCCAACGCGGTCTTCAACGCCCATGACGTGCTCATCGTCATCCTGGACAACCGGACCACGGCCATGACCGGCCACCAGCCCAACCCGGGCGTGGACAAGACGGTCATCGGCGACAACGACCACCCGCTGGACATCGAGTCCGCCGTGCGCGGCCTGGGCGTCACCGAGGTGCGCACGGTCAACCCGTTCAACCAGAGGAAGACCATGGCCGCCCTGGAGGAACTCGGCGGGATGAGCGGCGTGCGCGTGCTCATCGCCAAGGAGCCCTGCCCGCTGTACACCCGCAGGGTCTACAAGAAGATCGCCCCGCAGGTGGCCTACGTCGCCGAGTCCTGCACCGGCCGGTTCGACTGCCTGGACAAGCTGGCCTGCCCGGCCATGTACAAGGAAGGCGGCAAGGCCGCGGTCAACCCGATCCTGTGCAACGGCTGCATGCTCTGCCTGCAGGTCTGCGGGCACATCAAAGCCAAGAAGAGAGGCAGCTAA
- the nadD gene encoding nicotinate (nicotinamide) nucleotide adenylyltransferase, with the protein MKIGILGGSFNPVHTGHVRMAVEVLEQLGLDRVELVPASEPPHKRGADILPFDLRMELVHRAIADIPGLGANPLEAERPGPSFTCDTLTCYRTKTPETELYFIVGASTFLEMHRWHRGLEIPALASLVVVNRWEAADDVAGFVTEHWPDAVMESVGAWRLPEGNSIRLLDTPRLDIKGGHIRRRWLDRRNLSLLVPDGVRDLLEERAGEIESHWGERKRA; encoded by the coding sequence ATGAAGATAGGCATATTGGGCGGCAGCTTCAATCCGGTGCATACCGGCCATGTGCGCATGGCCGTGGAGGTTCTGGAACAGCTCGGCCTGGACCGGGTGGAGCTGGTCCCGGCGAGCGAGCCGCCGCACAAGCGGGGGGCGGACATCCTGCCCTTCGACCTGCGCATGGAGCTGGTCCACCGGGCCATCGCGGACATCCCCGGCCTGGGGGCCAACCCTCTGGAGGCCGAGCGGCCCGGGCCGTCGTTCACCTGCGACACCCTGACCTGCTACCGCACCAAGACGCCGGAGACCGAACTGTATTTCATCGTGGGCGCGTCCACCTTTCTGGAAATGCACCGTTGGCATCGCGGGCTGGAGATTCCGGCCCTGGCCTCCCTGGTGGTGGTCAACCGCTGGGAGGCGGCCGACGACGTGGCCGGGTTCGTGACCGAACACTGGCCCGACGCGGTCATGGAGTCCGTGGGCGCGTGGCGGTTGCCCGAGGGCAACTCCATCCGGCTGCTGGACACCCCCCGCCTGGACATCAAGGGCGGGCACATCCGCCGCCGCTGGCTGGATCGCCGCAACCTGAGCCTGCTGGTCCCGGACGGGGTCCGCGACCTGCTCGAAGAGCGCGCGGGTGAGATCGAAAGCCATTGGGGCGAACGGAAGCGGGCGTAG
- a CDS encoding glutamate-5-semialdehyde dehydrogenase, which translates to MDLREQMVEMGKRAKAASRRLSAASGKAKRDALLILAQLLESEAPAIREANRLDLDTAAENGLDKARVQRLTISDKVLNSMIQGCREVAAMADPVGEIESMTKRPNGMLVGRMRVPLGVVAMIYESRPNATVDAGILCLKAGNAVILRGGSEAFHSNRCLAELMHKALEKAGLPSDAVQVPPTTDREAVAEMLKLEEYIDVVIPRGGEGLIRAVTSQATMPVLKHYKGVCQIFADASCDIDKAVPIIENAKTQYPSGCNAVECLLVHRDAAKALLPRVAEAIGPKGVRFKACPKSLPLLGTYAEPAVDEDWGYEFLDLILAVKVVADLDEALDYIAEHGSNHTEAILSEDYANCMRFVREVDASLVVANSSTRFNDGAQLGLGAEIGISTSKLHAYGPMGIKELTSAKFVLLGEGQIRE; encoded by the coding sequence ATGGATTTACGCGAACAGATGGTGGAGATGGGCAAGCGCGCCAAGGCGGCTTCGCGCAGGCTTTCAGCGGCCTCGGGCAAGGCCAAGCGGGACGCCCTGCTGATCCTGGCCCAACTGCTGGAGTCCGAGGCCCCGGCCATCCGGGAGGCCAACCGGCTCGACCTGGACACGGCCGCCGAAAACGGCCTGGACAAGGCCCGGGTGCAGCGTCTGACCATCAGCGACAAGGTCCTGAACTCCATGATCCAGGGGTGCCGCGAGGTGGCGGCCATGGCCGACCCCGTGGGCGAGATCGAGTCCATGACCAAGCGCCCCAACGGCATGCTCGTGGGCCGCATGCGCGTGCCGCTCGGCGTGGTGGCCATGATCTACGAGTCCCGGCCCAACGCCACGGTGGACGCGGGCATCCTCTGCCTCAAGGCGGGCAACGCGGTCATCCTGCGCGGCGGCAGCGAGGCCTTCCATTCCAACAGGTGTCTGGCGGAGCTGATGCACAAGGCCCTGGAAAAGGCGGGCCTGCCCAGCGACGCGGTCCAGGTGCCGCCGACCACGGACCGCGAGGCCGTGGCCGAGATGCTCAAGCTCGAGGAGTACATCGACGTTGTCATCCCGCGCGGCGGCGAGGGGCTCATCCGGGCCGTTACCAGCCAGGCGACCATGCCGGTGCTCAAGCACTACAAGGGCGTGTGCCAGATTTTCGCCGACGCCTCCTGCGACATCGACAAGGCCGTTCCGATCATAGAGAACGCCAAGACGCAGTACCCCAGCGGCTGCAACGCGGTGGAGTGCCTGCTGGTCCACCGGGACGCGGCAAAGGCGCTGCTGCCCAGGGTGGCCGAGGCCATCGGGCCCAAGGGCGTGAGGTTCAAGGCCTGCCCCAAATCCCTGCCCCTGCTCGGCACGTACGCCGAGCCCGCCGTGGACGAAGACTGGGGCTACGAGTTCCTGGACCTGATCCTGGCGGTCAAAGTGGTCGCGGACCTGGACGAGGCCCTGGACTACATCGCGGAGCACGGCTCCAACCATACCGAGGCCATCCTGTCCGAGGACTACGCCAACTGCATGCGCTTCGTGCGCGAGGTGGACGCCTCCCTGGTGGTGGCCAACTCCTCCACACGGTTCAACGACGGCGCGCAGCTCGGCCTGGGCGCGGAGATCGGCATCTCCACCTCCAAGCTCCACGCCTACGGCCCCATGGGCATCAAGGAGTTGACCAGCGCCAAGTTCGTCCTGCTGGGCGAAGGGCAGATCAGGGAATAG
- a CDS encoding indolepyruvate oxidoreductase subunit beta, producing the protein MPDTKKIRIFMTGVGGQGTLTATTLLAKTALSQGLTVTSGEIHGMAQRGGVVESTVLIGCKSPKIGIGEADILLGFEPMETMRALPYLRQGGLVVSSTEYMPPLSVAMGKQECPTIDDIRKAVSTCTDKVYFMANQSIGLEAGAVQSGNIAMLGALCAAGELPFGPEALEAAIKANLPAKLQAVNLKALELGVKALNS; encoded by the coding sequence ATGCCCGATACCAAGAAAATCCGCATATTCATGACCGGCGTGGGCGGCCAGGGCACCCTAACCGCCACCACCCTGCTGGCCAAGACCGCCCTCAGCCAGGGGCTGACCGTGACCTCGGGCGAAATCCACGGCATGGCCCAGCGCGGCGGCGTGGTCGAGTCCACGGTGCTGATCGGGTGCAAGTCGCCCAAGATCGGCATCGGCGAGGCCGACATCCTCCTCGGGTTCGAACCCATGGAGACCATGCGCGCCCTGCCCTACCTGCGCCAGGGCGGCCTGGTGGTCTCGTCCACCGAGTACATGCCGCCCCTGTCCGTGGCCATGGGCAAACAGGAATGCCCGACCATCGACGACATCAGGAAGGCCGTGTCCACCTGCACCGACAAGGTGTACTTCATGGCCAACCAGTCCATCGGCCTGGAAGCGGGCGCCGTGCAGTCCGGCAACATCGCCATGCTCGGCGCGCTCTGCGCGGCCGGCGAGCTGCCCTTCGGCCCCGAGGCCCTGGAAGCCGCCATCAAGGCGAATCTCCCGGCCAAGCTGCAGGCCGTCAACCTCAAAGCCCTGGAACTCGGCGTCAAGGCCCTGAACTCCTAG
- a CDS encoding hemolysin family protein: protein MVELILAVGVAVFVSAFCSVAEAALYSMSWADIQKLKDSGRKSAVLLHKLRSKIDEPITAILTLNTCAHTAGAAVAGWAWAKLYGEDTLWLFTVGFTVIILIFTEIMPKTLGVLYSDVIAPPLSRPLKGMVWLFKPVIAIMGVLSRAVSHRESKPDHTEDDIRAIVSLTRRSGVIKQYEETSIRNILSLDSKTAEQIMTPRTVVFSLPADMTVAQAREEHPNWPHSRIPVYEEDTEDIVGVVYRRLVLEALADDRDELKLSDIMRPVRFVLESVTLDKLLVQFLGSRMHLAVVLDEYGGVAGVVTLEDVLEEILGSEIVDETDQVVDMRELARTQRDELTRARNGSTGGDEKE, encoded by the coding sequence ATGGTTGAACTCATACTCGCCGTCGGCGTGGCCGTCTTTGTGTCCGCATTCTGCTCCGTGGCCGAAGCTGCGCTCTATTCCATGAGCTGGGCCGACATCCAGAAGCTCAAGGACAGCGGCCGCAAGTCCGCGGTTCTGCTCCACAAGCTGCGCTCCAAGATCGACGAGCCCATCACCGCCATCCTGACCCTGAACACCTGCGCGCACACCGCCGGAGCCGCCGTGGCGGGCTGGGCCTGGGCCAAGCTCTACGGCGAAGACACGCTTTGGCTCTTTACAGTGGGCTTTACAGTAATTATTCTCATCTTCACGGAGATCATGCCCAAGACCCTGGGCGTGCTCTATTCGGACGTGATCGCGCCGCCCCTGTCCCGGCCGCTCAAGGGCATGGTCTGGCTGTTCAAGCCGGTCATCGCCATCATGGGCGTGCTGTCCAGGGCGGTCAGTCACAGGGAGTCTAAGCCGGACCACACCGAGGACGACATCCGGGCCATCGTCAGCCTGACCCGCCGTTCCGGGGTGATCAAGCAGTACGAGGAGACCTCCATCCGGAACATCCTCTCCCTGGACTCCAAGACAGCGGAGCAGATCATGACCCCGAGGACCGTGGTCTTTTCGCTGCCCGCGGACATGACCGTGGCCCAGGCCAGGGAGGAGCATCCCAACTGGCCGCACAGCCGCATCCCGGTGTACGAGGAGGATACCGAGGACATCGTGGGCGTGGTCTACCGGCGGTTGGTGCTCGAGGCCCTGGCCGACGACCGGGACGAGCTCAAGCTGTCGGACATCATGCGCCCGGTGCGTTTCGTCCTGGAGTCCGTCACCCTGGACAAGCTGCTGGTGCAGTTCCTGGGCAGCCGCATGCACCTGGCCGTGGTCCTGGACGAGTACGGCGGAGTGGCCGGGGTGGTCACCCTGGAGGACGTGCTCGAGGAAATTTTGGGCAGTGAAATAGTTGACGAGACCGATCAGGTGGTCGATATGCGGGAACTCGCCCGCACCCAGCGGGACGAATTGACCCGCGCCCGCAACGGGTCCACCGGCGGGGACGAGAAAGAATAG
- a CDS encoding tetratricopeptide repeat protein: MAATNPDQPDVLTDIEARTPDSLHPILEAAFAYRKQLISAVCVILAVTVAYAGYKAYSARAESSAQAALGEIMVSSTGADRLAKLDAMLGDVTDSVRPAVTLEAAQTAMSLGDYAKAQGYWEALVGLTEGEMQFVARLGRAKAMALAGNGADALKEMKELVGLASAAYTIPVYRQLALAAEAAGDKAEALAAYKKLDGENVGDKPFIEYKISQLENK, encoded by the coding sequence ATGGCTGCAACCAATCCCGATCAACCCGACGTGCTGACCGACATCGAGGCCCGCACTCCCGATTCCCTGCACCCGATCCTCGAAGCCGCGTTCGCCTACCGCAAGCAGCTGATCTCCGCGGTCTGCGTCATCCTGGCCGTGACCGTGGCCTACGCGGGCTACAAGGCCTACAGCGCCAGGGCCGAGTCCAGCGCCCAGGCCGCCCTGGGCGAGATCATGGTTTCCTCCACCGGGGCCGACCGGCTGGCCAAGCTCGACGCCATGCTCGGGGACGTCACGGATTCCGTCCGGCCCGCAGTGACCCTGGAGGCCGCCCAGACCGCCATGAGCCTGGGCGACTACGCCAAGGCCCAGGGCTATTGGGAAGCCCTGGTCGGCCTGACCGAGGGCGAGATGCAGTTCGTCGCCCGCCTGGGCCGCGCCAAGGCCATGGCCCTGGCCGGAAACGGCGCGGACGCTCTCAAGGAGATGAAGGAACTGGTCGGCCTGGCCTCCGCCGCCTACACCATCCCGGTCTACCGCCAGCTCGCCCTGGCCGCCGAGGCCGCGGGCGACAAGGCCGAAGCCCTGGCCGCCTACAAGAAGCTGGACGGTGAGAACGTCGGCGACAAGCCGTTCATCGAGTACAAGATCTCCCAGTTGGAAAACAAATAA